In Thermoanaerobacterium xylanolyticum LX-11, the genomic window TTTATCATAGGTTTCCCATTGACTACGAGGGCAGGGCCAAAGCTTACAGCTTCTTTTATGTTTAAATTCTTTATCTCGTCCAACGTGTATTTTCCCACCAAAAGTTTGCCGTCTGTTGTAAATCCCGCAAGGTCTATTTTACCGTCTTTACTGTAGGCATTGTTGTATATGAGCTTTCCATTGTGTATTATTATTCCGCCTGGCGTTCCTCCACTTCCAGTCCATGCACCATCAACGTATCCAATAAAGCCTCCAGCGTTTATTGCAGCTATAGCCCCATTTTCTTTCGCTATCTCACTTACTGTCTCCCCTTCTTTAGGAAGCTTACTTGATATACCTACTTCAACTCTCGTAGGATCGTGAATTAAAATCACCTTTCCTTTAAATCTGCTGCTGCTTATGTCGTTCACTTCAATAGTCGTGTCGTGGTTGTTTTTGAAATTCAATAGACTACTTTTACTGCTGTCTGTAGATATATTTGTCATTTCCTTCATTATAGCGTCAATTTTGCTTTGAGGCAAAAATAATGTGGCAATGTACTTATGGCTGAATGTAGTCATAGCTGTCGCTACCAAAGTATTTCTGATATTTGTAAAAGGACCGTAAAATATTGACATCGGTATAACTATGACAGCCAAAAATACTTGAAATATTACATAAGCTATTATCTTTTTCATACAATTTCTCTCTCCCATTTTAACACCTTATAATTTTACACATATTCTATTATACAAGAAAATTATTAATATTTTATTAAAAAAATCGCAAATATATAAAAAAATATATCCTGAATAGCTATTTTTATAGCATAATTAGGATATATTTACATATATTGGGTTATTTTGCAAGATTGTACATGGTTATTAGACATTTTTCTACGCAATTTTACTTTTCGCCACAAATATTTAAGATCTCATTATACAATTTTTTGTCGATGTAGAATCCCTTTCGTATCATATCGTCTACAACTGGTTTTACTCTTTTTATGATTCCTTTTTCCTTTGCCTTTACCAAAATCCCCAGCGTGCCACTTACAACAAGTCCTAAGCTTTTTGAATGCTGTCTTGCAAGGTAATCATCAATAATACACAAATCAGCATTAATCTCTTTAGCCAAAATCATCACTTCAACTTCACCCTTATGAAGGCTTGTAGGGAAAAATTGCTTTGCCTCTTCATTTTTTATCTTAACAATTTTTATAAAGTCCTCAATTTGGCAATTTTCAATAATATTCACTTCTTCATATACACCATAAGGGATATATACATTCTCGTAAAGCTGTTTTAAAAGATCCATTCGGCCTATATTTCGAAGAATTATAATCGGTGTAGAGTTTAAAACAACTTTACGCATTTCTTATATCCGCCGCAAGTTCTTCTCCACCAACGTAAGAAAAAATGCTTATATTAAAACCAGATAAATACTTTATGAAATCTTCCTCACTTACACCAGCAAGTCCAGCACATTGACCTAATGAAAGCTTTTTCTCTTGATAATATCTAACTGCTAAAGTTTTTTTCATCTCATCTATAAGCTCTTCTCCACTTTTTCCAAGACTTAATAATATTTCTTCAGGAATTTCTATTTTCTCTGTAAACTTCATAAAATCACCTTCTGCTTTAAACCTTATGATTATATTATATCACATATATCTTAAGTTAGCGGAAACATAATGAAAAAATAAAGATATAAAAAAATATATCCTGAATAGCTATTTTTATAGCATAACCAGGATATATTTACTTGTATTGGGTTATTTTGCAAGATTGTATATGTTTATTATGTCTTCTTTCGTAAGTTTAACAAATTGTCCGACGGTTGCCGTCCCATTTGACGTGCATTTGTCAGCCATCTCCTCAAACCTGTCATAAGGTATATTAGCCTCCTTCAGTGTGACAGGAAGACCAATGTTTCTAAAGAAATCCTCAAGTCTTTTTATACCTTCCAGCGCTATCGCTTCTCTGTCGGTAAATGTCAAGTCTACATCCCAAACTTTAACGGCAAACTGGACAAATCTATCCAAGTCGTGTTTATACACGTATTTCATCCATGCTGGGAATATTATAGCAAGTCCTGCACCGTGTGCTATATCGTAGATTGCGCTTAGTTCATGCTCAATCCTGTGTGATGCCCAATCGCCGATTCTTCCGGTATCCAGCAGTCCATTATGTGCAATAGTGCCTGCCCACATCACTTCAGCTCTCGCATCATAATCTTCAGGATTTTCAAAAAGCCTTGGAACATTGTTTATCATTGTCTTAAGCGTTGCTTCACAAAGCCTATCTGTAAGATCTACATTGCGGACATTTGTAAAGTACCTTTCCATTATATGAGCCATTATATCCGCTGCACCTGCAGCCGTCTGATACTGAGGAAGCGTGTACAAAAGCTCTGGATTCATTATGGCAAATTGAGGCCTTATGAGATCAGAGTGTATACCCTTCTTGTACCAACCATCTTCATTTGTTATGACTGCACTGTCGCTGGCTTCGCTTCCTGTTGCAGCCAATGTCAATATTACACCTACTGGCAATGCCTTTTCAATCTCAGCTTTGCCTACAAAAAAATCCCACACATCGCCATCATAAAGCGCACCAACAGCGATAGCCTTTGCGGTGTCTATTGCGCTACCTCCGCCTACAGCCAATATAAAGTCAATGCCATTTTCCTTGCAAATCTTTATCCCTTCATAAACCAAGCTAAGCCTTGGATTTGGTTTTACTCCTGATAATTCTATGTAATCCACGTCATTGTCTTTTAGCGATTTTACGACTTTATCGTAAAGACCTGTCTTTTTTATACTGCCACTGCCATAGACAAACAATACTTTTTTTGAATATTTTTTTGTTTCCTGGCCTACTCTATTTTCAGTCCCTTTGCCAAAGATGATCTTTGTCGGACAAACAAAATCAAAATTGTTCATAGAAATCACACCCTCTTTTTAATAGTTCTTTTGAAATAATTATACCACTGGTTTTTTAAAAAACATATTTTGATAGTACACTATGATAGCATCCGATATGTAACAACTAATATACAACTTCATATATTAGTTTTAGAACACGATTTATATTCAATCGTGCTCTAAATATTCCAAATGAGGTGGTTATTTTGCCAACTATTCAAATTAACCCTACTGACGATGCTTATATATCGCAGTATTTTCCTACTCAAAATTTCGGCAATTCTATTTCACTATTTACTGGCGAATATTTAAGGTTTGGAAATATGCCGGATGCTTACAGAACTCTATTAAAGTTTGACTTATCAGGAGCTATACCGTCTGGCAATGTGATGACAGATGCTAAACTGTATCTTTATGTAAACAGAAAAGATATGCCTGACAGCGTACTGTATCCACAGAATATTACAATCTATGAAAACTTAAATGACTTCAGTCAATCGACGGTAACTTGGAATACGGCACCTTTTACCGTCGTAACTCCTTATAGTTTTACTGTTACCGACAGCATGGTAGGAAGCTATATAGGAATTGATATAACAAACTTAGCATATAAATGGGTCTTAACACCACCTTTAAACTTTGGCATAACCATAAAGGGAATAGAAAATGTAGTTGACACTATAATAGGATATGAATCAACTAACAATGTAAATAAGCCATATCTTGAAATAACTTATGAACCATGTCCTGTATGTCCTACTGGTCCAACCGGTCCTACTGGTCCGACTGGCCCGACTGGTCCGACTGGTCCGACTGGCCCGACTGGTCCGACTGGTCCGACTGGCCCTACTGGTGCAGGAATAGCAGCTTACGGATATATTTACAACACAACTGGTAACACCGTCATTTTAGGTGGAGATGTAACATTTGACAGCAATGGACCATTAGTAGGCATCTCTCACACTGCAGGAACCGCACCTATAACATTTGTCATAGGAGGAACCTATAGAATTGGCTATACTACGACAGCTTCAGTAGCTATTTTGAATTCAATGGTATTGACATTAAACGGCACTCCATTACCTCAAACACAGTACTCCACAATCATCAATGCAACAGAATTAGTAGGTGAAGCTATAATAACAGTATCCGCTGGAGATGTCTTGACTTTGAGAAATACAGGCGTCGCCTTGACTTTGGCTTCTGGTGTTGTAAATGCTTCTATCACATTGCTAAAGCTTGACTGATATTAAAAGACATCTAAGGGTTTGGTTTTGCCAGCCCTTAGATGTAAATTTATTGAAATCAGATAAGGAGGATGTCTATGTGCCAGAGTATAACTATAAGTCTGTGCATGATAGTAAAAAATGAAGAACTGACATTGGATAGGTGCTTAACATCCATAAAAGATGCGGTAGATGAAATAATCATAGTTGATACAGGTTCTACTGACTTAACAAAAAACATTGCAAAGAAATTTACTGATAAAATATTTGATTTTAAGTGGATAGACGATTTTAGCGCAGCAAGAAATTTTTCATTTAGCAAAGCGACAATGGATTATATATTATGGCTTGATGCAGATGATTATGTGGAACCAGGCGATTTAGAAAAGCTTATAGATCTTAAAAACAATTTTGACGCATCTATCGACTCAGTGACGATGAAATACGTCTTGACTAAAACATCAAATGGCAGTCCATCTTTTGTAAGCATTAGAAATCGCCTTATAAAAAGAGCAAAAAACTTCAAATGGATTGGTGCAGTGCATGAATACCTTGAGGTCTACGGAAAAATTTACGATAGCGATATACAAATTATGCATGGTAAAGTAAAAAATACATCGAATAGAAACATTGAAATTTACGAAAAAATGATTGAAAGCAAAAAAGACTTTTCACCAAGAGACATGTTTTACTATGCAAATGAATTAGCCGAGCACAAAAGATATACTGAAGCCATCCAATACTACAACATGTTTATAGACTCCAAGAAAGGATGGATGGAAGATATACTGTATTCTCTCGGAAAGCTTGCTGATTGCTATGAAGCTTTAGGAGACTTAGACAAAAGGGATGAAGTGCTTTTTAAATCTTTTGAATACGACGTGCCAAGGCCTGAATTATGTTGTAGATTAGGATATAAATTTTTACAAGAAAACAAGATAAAGCAATCTATTTTCTGGTATGAGCTTGCGACAAAAGTCGAAAAACCTAATCAAGGCTTTGTAAATATAGCATGTTCAACATGGCTTCCACATATTCAGTTGTGCATATGCTATTACAGATTAGGTGACATAGAAAAATCATATATGCATAATGAAGAAGCGAGAAAGTATGACCCAAACAATCCTATGGTACTTCAAAACAAAGCATTTTTGGAAAGCATATTATAAAAAGAACAGGTCTTTTTACTTACCTGTTCTTTTGTACTTTACTCTATTTTAAACATCTTAAGTGACTCCATAAGCTCTTCTGCATACCCTTTAAGCTCGTTTGCCGTGCTTGAAAGCTCCTCGATTATAGCTGTTTGCTCTTGTGATGATGCCGAAATCTCCTCGGTTGACGCCGCAGTCTCCTCAGATACAGCAGCTATATCCTGCACAGCATCAACGATCTTGTTCTTATTAGCTTCTATCTCTTTTAAAGAGTCGTTCAGGCTGTTTATCATATCTGTCACAAACTTCAAGGCTTGTATAATGCCTTCAAATATCTCTTTCGTGTTATTGACGGAATTGCTTTGCTCCATGACGATATTATTGGCATTTTCCACCGTTGCAACTGTTTCATTTACATCATTTTGTATCTCAGATATAAGCTCTGATATGCTTTTAGCAGCAAGGCTTGACTCATCAGCCAATTTTCTCACTTCGTCAGCAACAACAGCAAAGCCTTTTCCAGCCTCTCCCGCCCTTGCAGCTTCTATGGCTGCATTTAAAGACAGCAAATTGGTCTGATCCGCTATTTGCCTTATTGTATCCACTATCTTTCCTATCTGGTTCGATTTATCTCTTAAGAAAAGAGTAGACTCTCTTACTTTGTTGTTAGATTCAATGCTTTGCTGCGTCTTTGCTAAAAGGCTTTCAATTATCTCATTGCTGCTTTCCGAAATCATGTTTATGTTTGTGACTTCGTCCAAAATGTTGTTAGAGTCCTTCATAGCTGTATCTATAAGCTTTCCAAGCTCCAGTGTTGCTTTAGCACTGCTTTGAGTGCTTTCAGCCTGATTCGATGAGCCCTCAGCTATCTGCTCTATTGCCCTGGCCACATCCTGCATTGTGGACGAAACTTGCTCTGATGATGATGCAATGTTATTGGAAATGTTGTTTACAGATTCAGCAACATTTTTTATCTTCATGACCAATGATCGTATTCCTTCAATCATGTCATTGTAGCTTTTTGAAAGCAGTCCTACTTCATCTCTTGATTTTATATCGGTGCTAAGCACAAGCTCACCTTTTGACGCTTTTTCCATCGTCTTTGATATTTTCCTGATGCCGCCTGTCAAAGTAGAAATAAATATAAATGCCAGCAGCAAACCAAATATGAGACAGATAATCATCACTGTTATCATTGTATTCTTTATTGAGTTTGTATCAGCATTTAACTCCTGAATAGTTGTCGAAACAACGCCGATCCATCCAAATTCGCTTAGCTTTTTGACGCTGGCAAACTTCAATTGGTTATTACGAGTATACTCAATCGTCTTATTGTTAAGTGACAAAAGCTGTTTGCCAAAGCTGTACTTCGTCATTTTTGTAAACATCTCAGTTTTGTCTGGATGTGATATTACAGTACCATCGCTTGTCATAAGGTAAAAGTATCCTGTATTTCCTATCTTTATGCTGCTTATGGCATCAGAAAGCTTTGATAGGTCTATGTCTATTCCAACAACGCCTGCTAAGTTTTGATTTTCATCAAATATGGCTTTTGACATGGTTATCTCGGGTTTGCCAGACAGGATGTCCTTGTAAGGCTCAGTAGAAGCAATAGCACCTCCTGCATCTAAAGCAGCCTGATACCAAGGCCTTTTAGTGAGATCTATGCCGCTAACATCTTGAACAGGATAAATGATGGTCTTACCGTCTTTAGCTGTAAAATACGCGTTCAATATGATCGAATTGTTGTCTTCTACACCTTTTAATTTATCCAACAAACTGCTTGAATCGCCTGTTTTTATGTAGTTTTTAAGGTCGCTGGAATTGGCAATATCATTAAGTGAAATCTCCGCATTTTGCTTCACCATTCCAACGTAATTGTCAAGCACTGAAAGAGCCGCTTGATTTGATTTGTCTATTCTGCTTTTTAAAATTGTCTGCGCTTCATTTACAGAAAAATAGCCTGTAATAAGAAGCGGTACGACGATAAACAGGGTAACCAATGAGAAAATTTTGAACCTTATACTTTTCACTGCCTTATCACCTCATGTATTAATTTTGCTCATAAATTGTTTATCGGCTATTTTAACAATAATCTTAAGCGTTTTTTGTATTTTTTCTCATATCAATTCCATAAATGCCGCCATGCTGCCGGTTGCACCCTTATCCCTTCTGTAGGAGTAAAACTCATAAGCATTGCAAGATGTGCAAAGGCCTGACAAAGTTATGTTCTCATCTTTTATCCCACAATTTATAAGCTCATAGTAGTTTGTCATCTCAAGATTTAACATCCACTTTCCATCGCCTTTGTCTAACAATACATCACCTATGTTGATATTTAATTTTGATATCTTGTCTGCCACATCTTTCCCTACCTCATAGCAGCAAACACCTATAGCTGGACCTATAGCTGCGAGTATGTCTTTTTTATGAGAGCCAAAAGCAGTTACCATCGTCTCAACAGTCTTAGGACCAATCTCTTTCGCCGTACCTCTCCATCCAGCATGCGCTAATGCTATAATGTTTTTTACAGGATCTAAGAAATAAAGAGGTGTGCAGTCAGCATAAAATGTCACAATTGGTATGCCTCTTTCATTGGTCATCAAAGCATCTGCATTTTTTATATCACTTATTCCAAAGTTTTTACCTTTGTCAGATCTATTAACAATTCTAATGCCATCTGAATGGACTTGATTTGAAAAAACCATATCGCTGTAATTGATATTTGCAACATGGCATATACGACTAAAATTTTCGTACACGCTTTCCCTATCATCGTACCTTGTAAGGCTCAAGTTAAGAGAACTGTAGGGCCCACCACTTACACCACCTATTCTTGTGGAAAAAAGATGTTTTACTTTCCCTGTATTTTCAAATTCGGGTATCGTGTAAAAGACGACGCCATCAATTTCATTTCTTTTAAATCCTCTATTCACTTTAATCAAACCTTTCTATATTATTATTGTATAAAAAAAGGACATCACTGTCCTCAATTCAACTTGCCTTTTTCTTTTTCTCTTCTTTTTTATTTATGTACTTGTCAGAAAACTTGATCATTGAAAGCATTATTAAAAAAAGCAATGCTACCGTCAGCACCCCTGCAACCGGTATAATTATAATATACTTTTCCATCATTGACCTCTCCCTTTTTAACCTTATACATACATTATACTATAATCGTATACAAATTTGTTTACTTTTTTAAAAAAAATAATGCAGATTTCTCTGCATTATTTAAGTTCTACAAGCTCATAATCTGTAGTACCCATTCCAAGCTCTTCACCATATTTAAATTGTATATCTCCTCTCGTCTCAGGATGAACAGCGGCAAATTTGTCATCACCTTCATTAAGCCCTCTGCCTAAATCTCCTAATGCAGAATGTGGATTTCCTGCTTGTCTATTTACAAGGTCAAAGCTGGCCTTGTCTATGGCAACAGGGTCAAATGATGCCAGTATTCCTATATCCTGTACAATAGGCGCATCGCTCCACGGTGTGCAATCACACAATGGCGTCACATTCATTACAAAGTTCATAAAGGCTATTTTGCCTTTTTTATTCATATAGGCTCCATAGGCGTACTCCGTCATTCTCTCCACAAACTCATCCATGTCTGTGCCCCACTGCGGATTTATGGCGTCGTACTGGCACATTGTGATGCATTCTCCACATCCGAT contains:
- a CDS encoding DUF3368 domain-containing protein, which gives rise to MRKVVLNSTPIIILRNIGRMDLLKQLYENVYIPYGVYEEVNIIENCQIEDFIKIVKIKNEEAKQFFPTSLHKGEVEVMILAKEINADLCIIDDYLARQHSKSLGLVVSGTLGILVKAKEKGIIKRVKPVVDDMIRKGFYIDKKLYNEILNICGEK
- a CDS encoding tetratricopeptide repeat-containing glycosyltransferase family 2 protein yields the protein MCQSITISLCMIVKNEELTLDRCLTSIKDAVDEIIIVDTGSTDLTKNIAKKFTDKIFDFKWIDDFSAARNFSFSKATMDYILWLDADDYVEPGDLEKLIDLKNNFDASIDSVTMKYVLTKTSNGSPSFVSIRNRLIKRAKNFKWIGAVHEYLEVYGKIYDSDIQIMHGKVKNTSNRNIEIYEKMIESKKDFSPRDMFYYANELAEHKRYTEAIQYYNMFIDSKKGWMEDILYSLGKLADCYEALGDLDKRDEVLFKSFEYDVPRPELCCRLGYKFLQENKIKQSIFWYELATKVEKPNQGFVNIACSTWLPHIQLCICYYRLGDIEKSYMHNEEARKYDPNNPMVLQNKAFLESIL
- a CDS encoding UPF0175 family protein, encoding MKFTEKIEIPEEILLSLGKSGEELIDEMKKTLAVRYYQEKKLSLGQCAGLAGVSEEDFIKYLSGFNISIFSYVGGEELAADIRNA
- a CDS encoding phosphodiester glycosidase family protein; this translates as MKKIIAYVIFQVFLAVIVIPMSIFYGPFTNIRNTLVATAMTTFSHKYIATLFLPQSKIDAIMKEMTNISTDSSKSSLLNFKNNHDTTIEVNDISSSRFKGKVILIHDPTRVEVGISSKLPKEGETVSEIAKENGAIAAINAGGFIGYVDGAWTGSGGTPGGIIIHNGKLIYNNAYSKDGKIDLAGFTTDGKLLVGKYTLDEIKNLNIKEAVSFGPALVVNGKPMIKTGDGGWGIAPRTAIGQKADGTVIFLVIDGRAISSVGATLKDVQNIMLDYGAVNATNLDGGSSTTMYYKGKVINNPSNPLGERMVPTIFYAK
- a CDS encoding DNRLRE domain-containing protein; the protein is MVILPTIQINPTDDAYISQYFPTQNFGNSISLFTGEYLRFGNMPDAYRTLLKFDLSGAIPSGNVMTDAKLYLYVNRKDMPDSVLYPQNITIYENLNDFSQSTVTWNTAPFTVVTPYSFTVTDSMVGSYIGIDITNLAYKWVLTPPLNFGITIKGIENVVDTIIGYESTNNVNKPYLEITYEPCPVCPTGPTGPTGPTGPTGPTGPTGPTGPTGPTGPTGAGIAAYGYIYNTTGNTVILGGDVTFDSNGPLVGISHTAGTAPITFVIGGTYRIGYTTTASVAILNSMVLTLNGTPLPQTQYSTIINATELVGEAIITVSAGDVLTLRNTGVALTLASGVVNASITLLKLD
- a CDS encoding iron-containing alcohol dehydrogenase; translation: MNNFDFVCPTKIIFGKGTENRVGQETKKYSKKVLFVYGSGSIKKTGLYDKVVKSLKDNDVDYIELSGVKPNPRLSLVYEGIKICKENGIDFILAVGGGSAIDTAKAIAVGALYDGDVWDFFVGKAEIEKALPVGVILTLAATGSEASDSAVITNEDGWYKKGIHSDLIRPQFAIMNPELLYTLPQYQTAAGAADIMAHIMERYFTNVRNVDLTDRLCEATLKTMINNVPRLFENPEDYDARAEVMWAGTIAHNGLLDTGRIGDWASHRIEHELSAIYDIAHGAGLAIIFPAWMKYVYKHDLDRFVQFAVKVWDVDLTFTDREAIALEGIKRLEDFFRNIGLPVTLKEANIPYDRFEEMADKCTSNGTATVGQFVKLTKEDIINIYNLAK
- a CDS encoding methyl-accepting chemotaxis protein; this translates as MKSIRFKIFSLVTLFIVVPLLITGYFSVNEAQTILKSRIDKSNQAALSVLDNYVGMVKQNAEISLNDIANSSDLKNYIKTGDSSSLLDKLKGVEDNNSIILNAYFTAKDGKTIIYPVQDVSGIDLTKRPWYQAALDAGGAIASTEPYKDILSGKPEITMSKAIFDENQNLAGVVGIDIDLSKLSDAISSIKIGNTGYFYLMTSDGTVISHPDKTEMFTKMTKYSFGKQLLSLNNKTIEYTRNNQLKFASVKKLSEFGWIGVVSTTIQELNADTNSIKNTMITVMIICLIFGLLLAFIFISTLTGGIRKISKTMEKASKGELVLSTDIKSRDEVGLLSKSYNDMIEGIRSLVMKIKNVAESVNNISNNIASSSEQVSSTMQDVARAIEQIAEGSSNQAESTQSSAKATLELGKLIDTAMKDSNNILDEVTNINMISESSNEIIESLLAKTQQSIESNNKVRESTLFLRDKSNQIGKIVDTIRQIADQTNLLSLNAAIEAARAGEAGKGFAVVADEVRKLADESSLAAKSISELISEIQNDVNETVATVENANNIVMEQSNSVNNTKEIFEGIIQALKFVTDMINSLNDSLKEIEANKNKIVDAVQDIAAVSEETAASTEEISASSQEQTAIIEELSSTANELKGYAEELMESLKMFKIE
- the pgeF gene encoding peptidoglycan editing factor PgeF; the protein is MNRGFKRNEIDGVVFYTIPEFENTGKVKHLFSTRIGGVSGGPYSSLNLSLTRYDDRESVYENFSRICHVANINYSDMVFSNQVHSDGIRIVNRSDKGKNFGISDIKNADALMTNERGIPIVTFYADCTPLYFLDPVKNIIALAHAGWRGTAKEIGPKTVETMVTAFGSHKKDILAAIGPAIGVCCYEVGKDVADKISKLNINIGDVLLDKGDGKWMLNLEMTNYYELINCGIKDENITLSGLCTSCNAYEFYSYRRDKGATGSMAAFMELI